One Fusobacterium sp. IOR10 DNA segment encodes these proteins:
- a CDS encoding toxin-antitoxin system YwqK family antitoxin, producing MYNQYNAQGKKEGLWVKNFKNGKVKEEKNYVNGIREGEYKCYYSNGQIETRKFYKNGNLHGTYETFLLNGARDVSYNLVDGEMVGRYESFYPNGQVKKLKVYVNAHTTTTDIKFYPDGKVKMDKNYKDGKLEGAYKEYYPSGEIYIDGYYVAGELDGPYKEYSEDGKITVEHVYKNGKIIE from the coding sequence ATGTATAATCAATACAATGCACAGGGCAAAAAAGAAGGTTTATGGGTAAAAAACTTTAAAAATGGTAAAGTTAAGGAAGAAAAAAATTATGTTAACGGAATTAGAGAAGGTGAATATAAATGCTATTATTCCAATGGTCAAATAGAAACTAGAAAATTCTATAAAAATGGAAATCTTCACGGAACATATGAAACATTTTTATTAAATGGTGCAAGGGATGTTTCCTATAATTTAGTTGATGGAGAAATGGTAGGAAGATATGAAAGTTTTTACCCAAATGGACAAGTTAAAAAATTAAAAGTTTATGTTAATGCTCATACAACTACAACTGATATTAAATTCTATCCAGATGGAAAAGTTAAAATGGATAAAAATTATAAAGATGGTAAGTTAGAAGGAGCATACAAAGAATATTATCCAAGTGGAGAAATATACATAGATGGATATTATGTAGCTGGAGAATTAGATGGCCCTTATAAAGAATACTCTGAAGATGGAAAAATAACTGTAGAACATGTGTATAAGAATGGAAAAATTATT